Proteins from a genomic interval of Rhodopseudomonas julia:
- the ccoN gene encoding cytochrome-c oxidase, cbb3-type subunit I, translated as MAQAGILFLIALVAVIASVKAHDMQFAVHMGLVALIALGAAIWRLRTMDVSGKRVPVRDRPDGYMDEVIRYGAVATVGWGVVGFLVGVFIAFQLAFPHLNIEPYFNFARLRPLHTSAVIFAFGGNALICTSFYVVQRTTGARLFGGGLPWFVFWGYQLFIVLAATGYLLGVTQSKEYAEPEWYIDLWLTIVWVAYLVVFVGTIAKRKEPHIYVANWFYLAFIVTIAMLHVINNLAVPVSFLGSKSYSAFSGVQDALTQWWYGHNAVGFFLTAGFLGMMYYFIPKQAERPVYSYRLSIVHFWSLIFLYIWAGPHHLHYTALPDWAQTLGMVFSVMLWMPSWGGMINGLMTLSGAWDKLRTDPIIRMMVIAVAFYGMSTFEGPMMSIKAVNSLSHYTDWTIGHVHSGALGWVGMISFGAIYYLVPKLWFRPRLYSVRLVSWHFWLATIGIVLYAASMWVSGIMQGLMWREYNQEGFLVYSFVETVAAMHPYYIIRALGGTLYLAGGLIMAFNIYKTIRGDLRQETPIGAAVEPAE; from the coding sequence ATGGCACAAGCCGGCATCCTGTTTCTGATCGCGCTGGTTGCCGTCATAGCCTCTGTGAAGGCTCATGACATGCAGTTCGCGGTCCATATGGGACTGGTTGCCTTGATCGCACTCGGCGCTGCCATCTGGCGGCTGCGCACCATGGATGTCTCGGGCAAACGCGTTCCGGTTCGCGATCGTCCCGACGGCTACATGGACGAGGTGATTCGCTACGGCGCCGTGGCCACAGTCGGCTGGGGGGTCGTCGGCTTCCTGGTCGGTGTTTTCATCGCGTTCCAGCTCGCCTTTCCCCACCTTAATATCGAGCCTTATTTCAACTTCGCGCGTCTGCGCCCGCTGCACACCTCTGCGGTGATCTTCGCCTTCGGCGGCAACGCGCTCATCTGCACCTCGTTCTATGTGGTGCAGCGGACCACCGGCGCCCGCCTCTTCGGTGGAGGCCTGCCGTGGTTCGTCTTCTGGGGCTATCAGCTTTTCATCGTGCTTGCCGCCACCGGTTATCTCCTCGGTGTCACGCAGTCGAAGGAATATGCCGAGCCGGAATGGTACATTGATCTTTGGCTGACGATCGTCTGGGTCGCCTATCTCGTCGTCTTCGTCGGCACCATCGCCAAGCGCAAAGAACCCCACATCTACGTGGCGAACTGGTTCTATCTGGCGTTCATCGTCACGATCGCGATGCTCCACGTCATCAACAACCTCGCCGTGCCGGTCTCCTTCCTCGGTTCGAAGAGCTACTCGGCCTTCTCCGGCGTGCAGGATGCGCTCACGCAGTGGTGGTACGGCCATAACGCCGTCGGCTTCTTCCTCACGGCCGGCTTCCTCGGCATGATGTATTACTTCATTCCGAAGCAGGCCGAGCGGCCGGTCTATTCCTACCGGCTTTCCATCGTCCATTTCTGGTCGCTGATCTTTCTCTACATCTGGGCCGGCCCGCACCATCTGCATTACACGGCGCTGCCCGACTGGGCGCAGACGCTCGGCATGGTGTTCTCGGTGATGCTGTGGATGCCGTCGTGGGGTGGCATGATCAACGGCCTGATGACGCTCTCGGGCGCCTGGGACAAGCTTCGGACCGACCCGATCATCCGCATGATGGTGATCGCCGTCGCCTTCTACGGCATGTCGACCTTCGAGGGTCCGATGATGTCCATCAAGGCGGTCAACTCGCTGTCGCACTACACCGACTGGACCATCGGCCACGTTCATTCCGGCGCGCTCGGCTGGGTCGGCATGATCTCCTTCGGCGCGATCTACTACCTGGTGCCGAAGCTGTGGTTCCGGCCGCGGCTCTATTCGGTGCGGCTCGTGTCCTGGCACTTCTGGCTCGCCACGATCGGTATCGTCCTCTACGCCGCCTCCATGTGGGTTTCCGGCATCATGCAGGGCCTGATGTGGCGTGAGTACAACCAGGAAGGCTTCCTCGTTTACTCCTTCGTGGAAACCGTCGCGGCCATGCATCCCTACTACATCATCCGCGCTCTCGGCGGCACGCTCTACCTCGCCGGCGGGCTGATCATGGCGTTCAACATCTACAAGACGATCCGCGGTGATCTCCGTCAGGAGACCCCGATCGGCGCTGCCGTAGAACCGGCCGAGTGA
- the ccoO gene encoding cytochrome-c oxidase, cbb3-type subunit II, producing MLRNHDRVERNITVLFVLSFIVVSIGGLVEIVPLFYVQNTIEKVEGMRPYTPLELAGRNIYIREGCYLCHSQMIRPMRDEVERYGHYSLAAESMYDHPFQWGSKRTGPDLARVGGRYSDAWHVEHLTDPRSVVPESIMPTYGFLAKTPLKADDIAEHLKVNAVVGVPYSEDMISNAQADLRAQVDPDGDPSGLEERYPKVKVRDFDGNPSEITEMDALVAYLQMLGTLVDFTTYEPLTEDNLR from the coding sequence ATCCTGCGCAACCATGACAGGGTGGAACGGAACATCACCGTTCTGTTCGTGCTCTCCTTCATCGTCGTTTCGATCGGCGGCCTCGTCGAAATCGTGCCTCTGTTTTACGTGCAGAACACGATCGAGAAGGTCGAAGGGATGCGGCCCTATACGCCGCTGGAGCTTGCCGGCCGCAACATCTACATCCGCGAGGGGTGCTATCTGTGCCACTCGCAGATGATCCGTCCGATGCGCGACGAAGTTGAGCGTTACGGCCATTATTCGCTCGCCGCGGAATCCATGTACGATCACCCCTTCCAATGGGGCTCTAAGCGGACGGGACCGGATCTGGCGCGTGTCGGCGGGCGTTATTCCGATGCGTGGCACGTGGAGCATCTGACCGATCCGCGCTCCGTCGTGCCGGAATCGATCATGCCCACCTACGGCTTCCTCGCGAAAACACCGCTCAAGGCCGATGACATCGCCGAGCATCTCAAGGTGAATGCCGTCGTCGGCGTGCCCTATTCTGAGGACATGATCTCCAATGCGCAGGCGGATCTGCGGGCGCAGGTCGATCCCGACGGCGATCCGAGCGGATTGGAAGAGCGCTACCCGAAGGTGAAGGTGCGCGACTTTGACGGCAATCCGTCAGAGATCACGGAGATGGACGCTTTGGTGGCCTATCTTCAGATGCTCGGCACGTTGGTGGACTTCACCACTTACGAGCCGCTCACCGAAGACAATCTCAGGTGA
- a CDS encoding cbb3-type cytochrome c oxidase subunit 3 yields the protein MSTYDTLRHFADKWGLLFMLLVFAAAVLWVYRPGARASYRSQGDIPFKHEERPAQEQPPRDQTPGRGE from the coding sequence ATGAGCACCTACGATACCCTGCGCCATTTCGCGGACAAATGGGGGCTTCTCTTCATGCTCCTGGTCTTCGCTGCGGCGGTGCTGTGGGTCTATCGCCCTGGCGCCCGCGCATCCTACCGCAGCCAAGGCGATATTCCCTTTAAACATGAAGAGCGGCCGGCTCAGGAGCAGCCACCGCGTGACCAGACTCCTGGACGTGGAGAGTAA
- the ccoP gene encoding cytochrome-c oxidase, cbb3-type subunit III, with protein sequence MATNKDGASNEPRGHGVEIDKVTGTETTGHEWDGIKELNNPLPQWWLYIFYGCTIFALVYVVLYPAIPLIKSGTDGLLGWHSRSAIARELTAVEQSRQAVMNQIRDTPLEEIRTNNELMQVAFRGGESAFKVNCVQCHGSGAEGGYGYPNLNDDAWIWGGTLEDIHTTLQHGVRYEQDDETRISEMPAFGRDGLLDSSQIEQVANYVRSLSGLEHDDALAQEGAQVFADNCAVCHGENGQGQHMLGAPALNDQVWLYSPDLEQIESQVNNPKHGVMPAWSGRLDEVTIKQLALYVWSLGGGQNVEATASN encoded by the coding sequence ATGGCCACCAACAAAGATGGCGCTTCGAACGAGCCGCGAGGCCATGGCGTCGAGATCGACAAGGTCACCGGAACGGAAACGACCGGTCACGAATGGGACGGGATCAAGGAACTCAACAATCCTTTGCCGCAGTGGTGGCTCTACATCTTCTACGGCTGCACGATCTTCGCCCTTGTCTATGTCGTGCTCTATCCGGCGATCCCGCTGATCAAAAGCGGCACCGACGGCCTTCTCGGCTGGCATTCTCGCTCAGCGATTGCGCGTGAGCTGACCGCAGTGGAGCAAAGCCGCCAGGCGGTGATGAACCAGATCCGTGACACGCCTCTGGAAGAGATCCGCACCAACAACGAGCTGATGCAGGTTGCCTTCCGCGGCGGTGAATCGGCGTTCAAGGTCAATTGCGTGCAGTGCCACGGCTCCGGTGCCGAGGGCGGCTATGGCTATCCGAACCTCAACGATGATGCCTGGATCTGGGGCGGAACGTTAGAGGATATCCACACCACGCTCCAGCACGGCGTCCGCTACGAACAGGACGATGAAACCCGGATCTCCGAGATGCCGGCCTTCGGGCGAGACGGGCTTCTCGATTCAAGCCAGATCGAACAGGTGGCCAATTACGTCCGCTCGCTGTCCGGGCTCGAGCACGACGATGCTCTCGCCCAAGAGGGCGCACAGGTCTTCGCCGACAATTGCGCTGTCTGTCATGGCGAAAACGGGCAAGGCCAGCACATGCTGGGAGCGCCCGCGCTCAACGATCAGGTGTGGCTCTACAGTCCCGATCTCGAGCAGATCGAATCGCAGGTGAACAATCCCAAGCACGGCGTCATGCCGGCCTGGTCCGGCCGCCTCGATGAAGTCACCATCAAGCAGCTGGCGCTTTATGTGTGGTCGCTGGGCGGCGGTCAGAACGTGGAAGCGACCGCCTCCAACTGA
- the ccoG gene encoding cytochrome c oxidase accessory protein CcoG gives MAKMNQDTYAGGGVVDQVEADPVNSRNERSLYAARLKIFPQKVSGAFRRLKWLIMFVTLGIYWVTPWIRWDRGPNAPDQAVLVDLASRRFYFFSIEIWPQEFYYVAGLLIMAGLGLFLITSVVGRAWCGYTCPQTVWTDLYMAVERRIIGDRNAQMRLDKAPWGFAKIRKIATVHAIWLLIAIATGGAWVFYFADAPGLAVDLVMLKAPPAAYVTIAVLTFTTYVFAGFMREQVCTYMCPWPRIQGAMLDEDSLIVTYNDWRGEPRSRHRKKSEQQGLDTGDCVDCNACVAVCPMGIDIRDGQQLECITCALCIDACNNIMDKVNQPRGLISYSTLQDYQVHAAAATSKGREVAKEEQRRFSVSHIVRPRTMIYFTLWSLIGVAMLVTLAMRDRLDINVLHERNPLFVTLSDGSVRNTYTVKLLNMLPELKTFSVTLDGLPGAEMWYAGAEEEKSRNLIIEVQPDRVRDLRVFVVMPEGAHGSQSFDFVVTDPETGQSSSADSQFHGPTP, from the coding sequence ATGGCCAAGATGAATCAGGACACCTACGCGGGGGGCGGGGTTGTCGACCAGGTCGAGGCCGATCCGGTCAATAGCCGAAACGAACGGTCGCTTTATGCGGCGCGTCTCAAAATTTTCCCTCAGAAAGTCTCCGGTGCCTTCCGGCGGCTGAAGTGGCTGATCATGTTCGTCACCCTTGGTATTTACTGGGTGACGCCATGGATTCGCTGGGACCGGGGGCCGAACGCGCCCGACCAGGCGGTGCTCGTCGATCTCGCCAGCCGCCGCTTCTATTTCTTCTCGATCGAAATCTGGCCGCAGGAATTCTACTATGTGGCGGGCTTGCTCATCATGGCGGGCCTCGGCCTCTTCCTGATCACGTCGGTCGTGGGGCGTGCCTGGTGTGGCTACACCTGTCCTCAGACGGTGTGGACCGACCTCTACATGGCGGTCGAACGGCGGATCATCGGCGACCGAAACGCCCAGATGCGCCTCGACAAGGCGCCCTGGGGCTTCGCCAAGATCCGCAAGATCGCCACCGTTCATGCGATCTGGCTCCTCATCGCGATCGCGACCGGCGGTGCCTGGGTGTTTTATTTTGCCGACGCTCCGGGGCTCGCCGTTGATCTCGTGATGCTGAAGGCGCCGCCCGCCGCCTATGTGACGATCGCGGTTCTGACTTTCACGACCTATGTCTTCGCCGGCTTTATGCGCGAGCAGGTGTGCACCTATATGTGCCCGTGGCCGCGCATCCAGGGCGCCATGCTCGACGAAGATTCGCTCATCGTCACCTACAATGACTGGCGTGGCGAGCCGCGCTCGCGCCACCGCAAGAAGAGCGAACAGCAGGGGCTCGATACCGGCGATTGCGTGGATTGCAACGCCTGCGTCGCAGTCTGCCCGATGGGTATCGACATTCGCGACGGTCAGCAGCTGGAATGCATCACCTGCGCTTTGTGCATCGATGCCTGCAACAACATCATGGACAAGGTGAACCAGCCGCGCGGGCTCATTTCCTATTCGACCCTGCAGGATTACCAGGTGCATGCCGCCGCCGCGACGAGCAAGGGCCGCGAAGTGGCGAAGGAAGAGCAGCGTCGCTTTTCTGTGTCCCATATCGTGCGTCCGCGCACGATGATCTACTTCACCTTGTGGTCGCTCATCGGCGTTGCCATGCTCGTCACGCTCGCCATGCGCGACCGTCTCGACATCAATGTTCTGCACGAGCGCAATCCGCTCTTCGTGACGCTTTCTGACGGTTCTGTGCGCAACACCTATACGGTGAAGCTTCTCAACATGCTGCCGGAGCTCAAGACCTTCTCGGTGACGCTCGACGGGCTGCCCGGGGCGGAGATGTGGTACGCCGGCGCCGAAGAGGAAAAGAGCCGGAACCTGATCATCGAAGTGCAGCCGGACCGCGTGCGCGACCTGCGCGTCTTCGTGGTGATGCCGGAAGGCGCTCACGGGTCGCAGAGTTTCGATTTCGTTGTCACGGACCCCGAGACGGGTCAAAGTTCTTCGGCTGACTCGCAATTCCATGGGCCGACGCCATGA
- a CDS encoding FixH family protein: MTAFWPNEDNPLNGWHFFGIISLFFGTIIIVNFTMAFFATSTFPGLVVENSYVASQNYNKWLEASRAQDARGWDAKFDTSDGILTVDLRDKSGSRITGLDVSAIIGRASDWNEDRLVNLQQVADGYRADEPLGPGRWMVELKVRSGEDLVFRTTEPVMVASGPAS; this comes from the coding sequence ATGACTGCTTTCTGGCCGAATGAGGATAATCCCCTCAACGGCTGGCATTTCTTCGGCATCATCTCGCTGTTTTTCGGCACCATCATCATCGTGAATTTCACGATGGCCTTCTTCGCGACGTCGACCTTTCCGGGGCTCGTCGTCGAGAATTCTTACGTCGCGAGCCAGAACTACAACAAATGGCTGGAGGCGAGCCGGGCGCAGGACGCGCGCGGCTGGGATGCGAAGTTCGATACGAGCGACGGTATTCTGACCGTCGATCTGCGCGACAAAAGCGGGTCGCGGATCACAGGTCTCGATGTCTCCGCCATCATCGGGCGCGCGTCGGACTGGAACGAGGATCGCCTTGTGAACCTGCAGCAGGTCGCTGACGGCTATCGCGCCGACGAGCCCTTGGGCCCGGGGCGCTGGATGGTGGAACTCAAGGTTCGCTCGGGCGAGGATCTCGTCTTTCGCACGACCGAGCCGGTGATGGTTGCGAGCGGACCAGCCTCATGA
- a CDS encoding heavy metal translocating P-type ATPase: MSCCGEGASLAAIELARSQPDPVDDHVDPAFLREAKDGATELTLIVPDMHCAGCLSKVEKALHSVAGVSRARANLTAHKAVVGFDPQTAEPEELIAAVRAAGYAARPVDPAVFNNVADEEAGAELLRSLAVAGFAAGNVMLLSVSVWSGADEATRNLFHWISAMIALPAIAYAGRPFFRSAARALSARSLNMDVPISLAVVLAALMSLHETIIGAPHAWFDASITLLFFLLIGRVLDFRMRGVARAAATRLLSLSADSARLVGEDGRITLVRAGTVKPGDVVEVAAGERVPLDGTVISGWSDVDKSPLTGEPLPEAVSDGSAVFAGTLNVTGPIRLKVEKGAGDSLLADIIRLMEGAEAGRGRFVGLADRAARIYAPAVHILAALAFFGWLLVGIGWHDSLMIAIAVLIITCPCALGLAVPATQIVASGRLLREGIIVKDGAALERLAGVDTVVFDKTGTLTGGDPRLAEEPEVDDRSWALAAALASKSRHPLAKALAAAAQDRGVTPLSVEAVREEPGAGMEARFEGRRVRLGRREWVAETAPVENRGAFSEIWLEIPDAAPKPFRFVDRLRPDAAPLVARLKGMGFGVHLLSGDRPEAVAAAARGLGIAEWKGGVTPADKVAEVERLQAEGRHVLMVGDGINDAPALAAASASISPATGSDISQVAADFVLSSGALSPVAEGIVVARRSRRIILENFGIALAYNAIAVPVALAGLATPLIAAVAMSSSSILVTANALRLSFGAGKRAAAKPQPRNVLADTGREAAA, from the coding sequence ATGAGCTGCTGCGGGGAAGGCGCCTCGCTTGCCGCGATCGAGCTTGCCCGATCGCAACCCGACCCTGTTGATGATCACGTCGATCCGGCTTTCCTGCGCGAAGCAAAAGATGGCGCCACCGAGCTCACGCTGATCGTGCCGGACATGCATTGTGCCGGCTGCCTGTCGAAGGTGGAGAAAGCCCTCCACTCGGTTGCGGGCGTTTCGCGGGCGCGCGCCAATCTGACGGCCCACAAGGCGGTCGTCGGTTTCGATCCGCAGACGGCAGAGCCAGAAGAGCTGATCGCGGCCGTCCGGGCCGCCGGTTATGCAGCAAGGCCCGTCGATCCGGCCGTGTTCAACAATGTCGCCGACGAGGAGGCGGGCGCGGAGCTGTTGCGCTCACTCGCCGTTGCCGGATTTGCCGCCGGCAATGTCATGCTCTTGTCCGTTTCCGTCTGGTCCGGTGCCGACGAAGCGACGCGCAATCTCTTTCACTGGATTTCGGCGATGATCGCGCTGCCGGCGATCGCCTATGCCGGGCGGCCCTTCTTCCGCTCTGCGGCGCGGGCGCTTTCTGCCCGCAGTCTCAATATGGACGTGCCGATCTCGCTCGCGGTCGTGCTGGCGGCGTTGATGAGCCTGCACGAGACCATCATCGGCGCACCGCATGCCTGGTTCGATGCGTCGATCACGCTGCTTTTCTTTCTCCTGATCGGCCGGGTGCTCGATTTCCGCATGCGTGGCGTGGCGCGGGCCGCGGCGACGCGGCTGTTGTCTCTGTCGGCCGACAGTGCGCGGCTCGTCGGCGAGGATGGCCGTATCACCCTGGTGCGGGCGGGGACGGTCAAGCCCGGAGATGTCGTGGAAGTGGCGGCCGGGGAGCGTGTGCCGCTCGACGGGACCGTCATTTCCGGCTGGAGCGACGTCGACAAATCGCCGTTGACGGGCGAGCCCTTGCCCGAAGCGGTCAGCGACGGGAGCGCCGTCTTCGCCGGCACACTCAACGTCACCGGCCCTATCCGCCTCAAGGTGGAGAAGGGGGCGGGCGACAGCCTCCTTGCCGACATCATTCGACTGATGGAAGGGGCAGAAGCGGGACGCGGCCGTTTTGTCGGGCTCGCCGACCGTGCTGCGCGCATCTACGCGCCTGCCGTCCACATCCTTGCCGCTCTCGCCTTCTTCGGCTGGCTTCTCGTCGGCATCGGCTGGCACGATTCCCTGATGATCGCCATTGCCGTTCTCATCATCACGTGTCCCTGCGCGCTCGGCCTTGCCGTTCCCGCAACCCAGATCGTGGCGAGCGGGCGACTTTTGAGGGAAGGCATCATCGTCAAGGACGGTGCTGCGCTCGAACGCCTTGCCGGCGTCGATACCGTTGTCTTCGACAAAACCGGCACCTTGACCGGCGGGGATCCCCGTTTGGCCGAGGAGCCGGAGGTGGACGACAGGAGCTGGGCGCTGGCCGCTGCCCTCGCCAGCAAGAGCCGCCATCCGCTCGCCAAGGCCCTTGCCGCGGCGGCTCAAGACCGCGGGGTCACGCCTCTTTCCGTTGAGGCTGTGCGCGAGGAGCCGGGTGCGGGCATGGAAGCGCGCTTCGAAGGCCGTCGCGTGCGTCTGGGGCGACGGGAATGGGTTGCGGAGACTGCGCCGGTCGAAAACCGCGGTGCTTTTTCGGAAATCTGGCTCGAGATCCCGGATGCGGCTCCGAAGCCCTTCCGCTTCGTCGATCGGTTGCGGCCCGATGCAGCCCCGCTCGTAGCCCGTCTCAAGGGGATGGGCTTCGGTGTGCATCTTCTCTCAGGCGATCGGCCGGAGGCGGTCGCGGCAGCCGCTCGCGGCCTTGGCATTGCCGAATGGAAGGGTGGGGTGACGCCCGCCGACAAGGTCGCCGAAGTGGAGCGTCTGCAGGCGGAGGGCCGGCATGTGCTGATGGTCGGCGACGGCATCAACGATGCGCCGGCGCTCGCGGCTGCGTCGGCTTCGATTTCTCCTGCGACCGGGTCCGATATTTCGCAGGTCGCGGCCGATTTCGTCCTCTCGTCCGGAGCTCTCTCGCCGGTCGCCGAAGGCATCGTCGTCGCGCGCCGGTCGAGGCGTATCATCCTGGAGAATTTTGGGATCGCGCTCGCCTACAATGCGATTGCCGTGCCGGTGGCGCTCGCCGGGCTTGCGACCCCGTTGATTGCCGCGGTCGCCATGTCGAGTTCGTCCATCCTGGTCACGGCCAATGCGCTCCGCCTGTCTTTCGGTGCTGGCAAGCGTGCGGCCGCAAAGCCGCAACCGCGCAATGTGCTCGCCGATACCGGTCGGGAAGCCGCGGCGTGA
- the ccoS gene encoding cbb3-type cytochrome oxidase assembly protein CcoS produces the protein MTILVILIPAALFLGALGLAAFLWSLKSGQYDDLDGAAARILLDDEPADGERRKEAREEEDAAQHV, from the coding sequence GTGACCATCCTCGTCATTCTCATTCCAGCGGCGTTGTTTCTGGGCGCGCTTGGCCTTGCCGCGTTTCTATGGTCTCTAAAGAGCGGACAATACGACGACCTCGACGGTGCAGCCGCCCGCATTCTCCTCGACGATGAGCCTGCGGATGGGGAACGCCGAAAAGAGGCGCGCGAGGAAGAGGACGCAGCCCAACATGTATGA
- a CDS encoding glutathione S-transferase N-terminal domain-containing protein, with protein MTRRLFDLCGRDRNLRFSPYCWRAKMALAHKGLEFETVPTPFLGVAAIEPDVVRTVPVLDDHGVRVRDSFEIAVHLEHAYPDRAPLFAAADGIAAARFMESATFATLHPPILRMIVKDIHDQLDDADQAYFRESRESRLGLPLEEAQQDVGLVSPELDKALAPLRRTLEFHPWLAGEQPGFVDYIPFGTLMWLAVIHGGLPIDPDDAVADWFGRCLDLHDGLARGARFAA; from the coding sequence ATGACGCGAAGGCTTTTCGATCTGTGCGGGCGAGACCGCAATCTGCGCTTCAGCCCGTATTGCTGGCGCGCGAAAATGGCACTCGCCCATAAAGGCCTTGAATTCGAGACCGTGCCGACGCCGTTTCTCGGCGTCGCGGCGATCGAGCCCGACGTGGTGCGCACGGTGCCCGTGCTCGACGACCATGGCGTGCGGGTGCGCGATTCCTTCGAGATCGCGGTCCATCTGGAACATGCCTATCCGGACCGGGCGCCGCTTTTTGCCGCCGCGGATGGGATCGCGGCAGCGCGTTTCATGGAAAGCGCCACATTCGCCACGCTGCATCCGCCGATCCTGCGCATGATCGTGAAGGATATCCACGATCAGCTCGACGATGCCGATCAGGCGTACTTCCGCGAAAGCCGAGAAAGCCGGCTCGGCCTGCCTCTCGAAGAAGCGCAGCAGGATGTCGGGCTCGTCAGCCCCGAACTCGATAAGGCGCTGGCGCCGCTCCGCCGGACGCTGGAATTCCATCCCTGGCTCGCGGGCGAGCAGCCGGGCTTTGTCGATTATATCCCATTCGGAACGCTGATGTGGCTGGCCGTCATCCATGGCGGGTTGCCGATCGATCCCGACGATGCCGTTGCCGACTGGTTCGGTCGCTGCCTCGATCTCCATGATGGCCTGGCGCGCGGCGCACGCTTCGCCGCCTGA